The following proteins come from a genomic window of Actinomycetota bacterium:
- a CDS encoding MCE family protein: MTGRWRSRRWALSVMVLALMAAGCRADGTLTVETEFSDVIDLVPRAPVFAADVRVGTVEVIELTDDHRARVTMEVRDDTGLPAEVKAVLKQTSLLGERMVELVPTRPGGRLSSGFIEDSEVQTDLERLVITGNDLLAFVAADRLNAAVHAGAITFGGRGGTLGQLIGDLEAFVGDYEADKGEVLRLLDALDGLLEPLAREAETNAAAVEALARSTAALSQEDERLLDALEELRRLGVVGERILRDNRDELRDFFAQLQVILHAVTAIDGALQGVLTYLPWHNLHVPNAEKLEFVQIWLDVITCGTSSEERDDPSATCDPPNPGRSNDPPPGTAYGPCDADARGCRFGHTTHNEEPDFSRDGRGDAGGGS, encoded by the coding sequence GTGACCGGGCGTTGGCGGTCGCGGCGTTGGGCGCTGTCGGTCATGGTGCTGGCGCTGATGGCTGCCGGTTGTCGGGCGGACGGGACGCTGACGGTGGAGACGGAGTTCTCCGACGTGATCGACCTGGTCCCGCGAGCTCCGGTGTTCGCCGCGGACGTGCGGGTCGGCACGGTGGAGGTGATCGAGCTCACCGACGACCACCGCGCCCGGGTCACCATGGAGGTGCGCGACGACACCGGCCTGCCCGCAGAGGTCAAAGCCGTACTCAAGCAGACCAGCCTGCTGGGCGAGCGGATGGTCGAGCTGGTCCCCACCCGCCCCGGCGGCAGGCTCAGCTCCGGGTTCATCGAAGACAGCGAGGTCCAGACCGACCTCGAACGGCTGGTGATCACCGGCAACGACCTGCTGGCGTTCGTGGCGGCCGACCGCCTCAACGCCGCTGTCCACGCCGGGGCGATCACGTTCGGGGGGCGGGGCGGAACGCTGGGACAGCTGATCGGCGACCTCGAGGCGTTCGTCGGCGACTACGAGGCGGACAAGGGCGAGGTGCTGCGGCTGTTGGACGCGCTGGATGGTCTGCTGGAGCCGCTGGCACGCGAGGCCGAGACCAACGCCGCCGCGGTCGAGGCGCTGGCACGCTCGACCGCCGCGTTGAGCCAGGAGGACGAGCGGCTCCTCGACGCGCTGGAGGAACTGCGCCGCCTCGGCGTGGTCGGTGAACGCATCCTGCGCGACAACCGCGACGAGCTCCGCGACTTCTTCGCCCAGCTGCAGGTGATCCTCCACGCGGTCACGGCGATCGACGGGGCCCTGCAGGGCGTGCTGACCTACCTGCCATGGCACAACCTGCACGTGCCCAACGCCGAGAAGCTGGAGTTCGTCCAGATCTGGCTGGACGTGATCACGTGCGGGACGTCGAGCGAGGAGCGTGACGATCCCTCCGCGACGTGTGACCCGCCGAACCCCGGCCGGAGCAACGACCCGCCGCCGGGCACGGCCTACGGCCCGTGCGACGCGGACGCACGTGGCTGCCGGTTCGGGCACACCACCCACAACGAGGAGCCCGACTTCAGCCGCGATGGCCGCGGCGACGCAGGCGGTGGGTCGTGA
- a CDS encoding MCE family protein, translating into MNGLRPFVWVVMLLALAVSTAFGVFATPTNEVTAEFSSTFNLFTGSRVRVAGVNVGRIARIDVPEGSATVRVTMAIDRGVRLPADVRAVIVPQALLGERYVQLHPPHRQGDPTLAWGTTIPVERTGVPADFDEVLDSLNRYLDALPEDEVARLVTNLATVLDGQGDELGRTLDNAKVAIDVLRDNDDELIALAGRLADLNETLNTRNEQLGAFIDDANAVVASLAGERRQIDAALGGVARMTTELADLLATHRGSLEQDVATVTRLGRTAVRNLDEIERSVTWQAELYENAGRVFDMERNWLPLVNNYEGLSELIAERVTDRLVGLCLRLEVAECSTPELVDGHMPERVCVAPILPCGHVAHPDQTVPLEEALDQVLNATPGLRERLEDDARDPRQLLDHAQSTLPPAPAPVHEPRHRPPLSRRGLQP; encoded by the coding sequence GTGAACGGCCTCCGTCCGTTCGTCTGGGTGGTGATGCTGCTGGCACTCGCCGTCTCCACGGCGTTCGGCGTGTTCGCGACCCCGACCAACGAGGTGACGGCCGAGTTCTCGAGCACCTTCAACCTGTTCACCGGCTCCCGGGTGCGCGTCGCGGGCGTCAACGTGGGGCGCATCGCGCGCATCGACGTCCCGGAGGGATCCGCGACCGTGCGGGTCACGATGGCGATCGACCGCGGGGTCCGGCTCCCCGCCGACGTCCGAGCGGTGATCGTCCCCCAAGCCCTCCTCGGTGAGCGCTACGTCCAGCTGCATCCACCGCACCGGCAAGGCGATCCCACCCTGGCGTGGGGCACCACCATCCCCGTCGAGCGCACCGGGGTCCCTGCCGACTTCGACGAGGTCCTCGATTCCCTGAACCGCTACCTCGACGCCCTCCCGGAGGATGAGGTCGCGCGGCTGGTGACCAACCTCGCCACCGTCCTCGACGGGCAGGGCGACGAGCTGGGCCGCACGCTGGACAACGCCAAAGTCGCGATCGACGTGCTCCGCGACAACGACGACGAGCTGATCGCCCTGGCCGGGCGACTGGCCGACCTCAACGAGACGCTGAACACCCGCAACGAACAGCTGGGAGCGTTCATCGACGACGCCAACGCCGTCGTGGCCAGCCTCGCCGGGGAACGCCGCCAGATCGACGCGGCGCTGGGTGGCGTGGCGCGCATGACGACGGAGCTGGCCGACCTGCTCGCGACCCACCGTGGCAGCCTCGAGCAGGACGTGGCCACCGTGACCCGTCTGGGCCGCACGGCCGTGCGCAACCTCGACGAGATCGAGCGCTCCGTGACCTGGCAGGCGGAGCTGTACGAGAACGCCGGCAGGGTGTTCGACATGGAGCGCAACTGGCTCCCGCTGGTCAACAACTACGAGGGGCTGTCCGAGCTGATCGCCGAGCGGGTCACCGACCGACTGGTGGGGCTGTGCCTGCGCCTGGAGGTCGCCGAGTGCTCCACGCCCGAGCTCGTCGACGGCCACATGCCCGAACGGGTGTGCGTCGCCCCGATCCTGCCCTGCGGCCACGTCGCCCACCCCGATCAGACGGTGCCGTTGGAGGAGGCGCTCGACCAGGTCCTCAACGCCACCCCGGGGCTGCGTGAGCGCCTCGAGGACGACGCTCGGGATCCGCGCCAGCTGCTGGACCACGCCCAGTCCACGCTGCCACCAGCGCCGGCGCCGGTGCACGAACCTCGCCACCGACCGCCGCTGTCACGACGCGGGCTCCAGCCGTGA